The Leptospira andrefontaineae genomic sequence AACAATTCTTTCTATACAAGACCTGAATGTAAAAATCGGGTCTTCTTACATTCTTAAAAGCTTCGATTTCCAAATTTCAAAAAAAGAAGTACATGCTTTGGTCGGAGAATCCGGAAGCGGAAAATCCACTTTTGCAAATACAGTTCTTGGGCTTTTAGATAAAAAGGCTTCCGTATCTTGGAAAAAATTCCATATCTTCTCCCAAGATGTACCTAACGGAGATTTTTCTCTCTGGGAAAATTGGCGAGGAAAACGGATCAGTTTGATCCCTCAAACCGCAGCGATCGGTCTTCATCCATTCTTGAGTATTGGATCTCAGATCTTGGAATATTTTTCTCTCATCCAACCTGAGTTTGCAAACGAGGAAACTTGTATTCGTTTATTAAAAGAATTCGGACTTTCGGATCCGATTGCTGCTTGGAAGTCGAAACCCCACCAACTTTCCGGCGGAGAAAGACAGAGAATTTTAGTACTACTTTCGGTGTATTCCGGAGCAGAGCTGATTCTGGCCGATGAACCGACATCCGCTTTAGATCCTAATACTGGAAAGGCGATCCTGGAACTTCTAAAATCCAGGGTGAAAGAGCTGGGAGCGGGGCTTCTATTTATCAGCCATGATCTTAGTTCTGCTAGGGAACTGGCCGATACTATTACTGTGATGAGATCTGGAGAAAAACTGGAGACCCTAAAAAACCAAAACGGGTCCTGGGAACCTCATTTAGAGTATTCCAGAAAACTGTTTACTTTGGATGAAAATCCCGCTTAAATTGCAAAACCTTATGATCCGTTCCTTCTTCTTTCATTTTCTGATCTTAGCGGCTTTCGTATATTCTACGTTTGTCGGGGCGGAAAATATTCATTTGGAAGAATATGATATTTCCAGATATCCTAAAGTAGAATTAAAATTGAGAGCAGGTAAGGGTGTATCCTTAGATCAGGAAATTCTCACGGTTTCGGAACAGAAAGAAAATCGTTCCAGAAGAGTAGGACCTCTTAAGATCCATAGACCGGAAGGTACAAGACCGGTCCATATTTATCTGATTACTCAAATGACGAATTCATTCGATCATAATGTGCAGGCCACAGAGATCTTAAAAACAATTGTGGAAAGAGCAGATTCTGCGGATAGGTTCAGTTTTGTATTTTTTACGGATGATGTATTCTTCTCCAAAGATGACTTAAGTAAATCGGATGCTTTAAAAGAAGCCAAGGTACCGGGTGGGAAGTCCAACAGGAATACTTCTGCAAACCTAGACTATGTTTTCCAAAAGATCTCTTCCCGTTTGAAAGATACGGATTATATACTCACAATCTTTTACGACCAAGATTTTATTCCATCCAACGAAGCACAGAATGGAGAATACACTCCCAATATCCCCATCAATGTTTTGTCCTTTCCTTCTAATGGAGGAAAGTTTTTACCCAAAAGATATGGTGGAACATTCTATTCATTGAATAGTCCTGATTTTAGGACCCAAGTTTTTGGAGATCTGGATTATTTCAGAAAAGAGCCTTGGTCCCTGGTTTATGAGTCTCCTTTCCAAGACGAATGGCAATTCCAAGGAAGTGGAAATCTGGAAGTAGAACTAGAAACTAAAAATTCCAGAAGACTTAGCTTTTCTTATGATCTTCCGTTTAGAACCAGGCTAGCTGTTTTCTTATTACATCCTTCTATCTTTTTGCCTAGCTTTACTTTCTTATTAGTTCTTACTTTGGTTGCTCTGATCGTGGTTTTGAAAAAAGGAAAAAAGCAAAATCCTGAAGGAACTGTTAGTCCGGAAGAAAGACTTCATACAATAGAATTTGAACAAGACGCTTACCGTAAAATGTACGGCAACCAATACCAACTCGTTTACTCCGAGGAAGATCGGATCGAAACGGAAAGGGCGGCTCCGGTCGCTTTAAAGGAATTCGAACAAGGTGAGTCCTACGAAAAGGCCACCCTTGTTTTTAAAGAGGGAAGAAATCCAGGTAAACAATACTCACTCGCAAGAGCTGAGACCAATATAGGAAATTCAGACCTTTGTGATCTGGTCTTATACGAACAATCTGTCAGTAAAAATCATGCAAGGATCAGAAAGGTTCGTAATCGTTATGTTCTATACGATCTGGTTTCAGAATCGGGAACCTTCTTAAATGGTAAAAAAATTCTGAGACCGAGGATCTTGTACGATTTTGACGAGATCGGAATCGGCAAGGCTCTACTCGTTTTCCGAGGCAAATGATAGAATCGGGACCTTCGTCCCGGAACCTTCTTTACGAAAAACCCGTGATTTTTAGCATGGAAGAGAGCTTCCGTAAGGAAGTCTAATCATTACTCTTGAATTACCCCCTGGGGGATCTGCGCACCATGAAAACGATGTTCGAAAAAATCTGGGAAGACCATTTGGTCGGTGAATTGGATGGAGGGTCTTATCTACTTTATATAGATAGACATCTGATCCATGAGGTAACGAGTCCCCAGGCTTTTGATGGTATTCGTATGGCTTCTAGAAAGGTCCGCCGTCCGGAAGCTACTTTTGCAACCATGGACCATAACGTATCCACTCGGATCCGTGACCTGGAATTGGCTGATCCGATCTCTGCCAACCAGATGAAAACCCTTATCAAAAATTGTAATGAGAACGGTATTACTCTTTACGACCTAAATCACCCTGACCAGGGGATCATCCATGTGATCGCTCCTGAGATGGGACTCACTCATCCGGGGATGACTATTGTTTGTGGGGATTCTCACACTTCTACTCATGGTGCTTTCGGAGCACTTGCTTTTGGAATAGGAACTTCCGAAGTAGAACATGTGCTTGCTACTCAAACTCTTTTGCAAAGAAGAGCAAAGACCATGGAGATCAGAGTAGATGGCCAACTTTCTCCTCATGTAACTGCGAAGGATATCGTCCTTGCGATCATCGGTAAGATTGGCACAGGTGGTGCGACCGGATATGTAATCGAATATAGAGGATCTGCAATTTCTTCCTTAAGTATGGAAGCTCGTATGACTGTTTGTAATATGTCTATCGAGGCTGGTGCAAGAGCAGGACTTATCGCTCCTGACCAAACTACTTTTGATTATCTGAAAGGAAAAGATTTCGCGCCTAAAGGTGCAGAATGGGATCTCGCTGTCCAAAGATGGAAACGTTATGTAACAGACGAGGGAGCAAAATTTGATACTAGCATCGTATTAAAAGCAGAAGAGATTGCTCCTCAAGTTACTTGGGGAACTTCTCCAGGACAAGTAGTTCCTGTAACTGGTATTGTTCCCGATCCAAAAGATGCACCTGATGCTGTAGAAAAGATCAGTATCGAAAACGCACTCAAATATATGGACCTGAAACCTGGACAAAAGATGCAAGATGTCTTTGTTAATAAGGTATTCATCGGTTCTTGCACAAACTCCAGAATAGAAGATCTGAGAGTGGCTGCGACCACTGTAAAAGGAAAGAAGGTTTCCAATAAAGTCCAGGCAATTGTAGTTCCAGGTTCCGGAAGAGTAAAACGCCAAGCAGAAGCGGAAGGACTGGATAAAATTTTTATAGAAGCAGGCTTCGAATGGAGACAACCAGGTTGTTCTATGTGCCTTGCTATGAACGACGACGTTTTACAACCTGGGGATAGATGTGCTTCTACTTCTAATCGTAACTTCGAAGGAAGACAAGGAAAAGGTGGAAGAACTCACTTGGTCGGTCCTGCAATGGCTGCCGCCGCTGCTGTCGAAGGACATTTTGTAGATATTCGGAACTGGAAATAAGGATACTGACTCATGAAACCCTTTACTCAACACGAAGGTTTAGCGGTCCTAATTGATCGCCCAAATATAGATACGGATGCAATCATCCCTAAACAATTTTTGAAAAAAATAGAACGCACAGGTTTCGGGATCCATCTATTCCATGACTGGAGATACTTGGATGACGAAGGAACTAAGCCGAATCCGGAGTTCAGTCTGAATCAAGACAGATACAAAGGAGCTTCCGTTCTTGTAACCAGAGATAATTTTGGATGCGGTTCTTCCAGAGAGCATGCTCCTTGGGCATTGGAAGATTTCGGATTTAGAGCGATTATTGCTCCTTCTTACGCTGATATTTTTTATAATAATTGTTTCAAAAACGGTATGCTTCCGGTTGTTTTAAAGCCGGAAGAAGTGGACGAAATTTTCAAGATCGTGGATAAGACTCCGGGAGCCAAAATTAAGATCGATCTGGACAAACAGAATGTGATCAGTCCTTCCGGAAACGTTTACAATTTCGAAGTGGATTCTTTCCGTAAGTATTGTTTGTTCAACGGTTTGGACGATATCGGTTTAACTCTGCAGCATGCTGCAGAGATCTCTACTTACGAAGAGAAAAATCGAAAAGATGTTCCTTGGTTGTACGCTTCTCATAAGTAATTTTCTAAAAATACAGGACTCTAGAAGACTATGTTCGACGAAATTTCACGCTCCATTGATGAATTCGGCAATAGCCTTCTGGGGGCTTTGAATAATGTTCAAAATGCTTTTGGAAGGGAACTAAGTGTAGCTAAACCGATCAAGGAGAATGTTCTCCAAATGATCGGTAACACACCTCTGATCAAACTCAATCAGATCGGTTCTCATATTCCTAACGTAGAAATTTATCTAAAAGCCGAGTTCTGTAATCCTACAGGAAGTGTAAAAGATAGGACTGCACTTTCTATGGTGCTTGCCGCAGAAAGAAGAGGGGAATTAAAACCAGGCGGTTCTATTTTCCAAGCTGGTTATAATACTACTGCAATCTCTTTAGCTTGGATCTCTACTCTTCGCCAATACAAGTTCAAAGTATTTTTAGCTCCGGATACAGATCAGGAAAAAATTAAAGAATTAAAATCTTACGGCGCAAGTGTTGAAGTTGTTCAACTTGCAAAAGGTAACTGGGACGATTCTCTTTTAGAAACTGCGAAGGCAGCCAAAGATAAAGAAAAGAATAGTGTGATCTTGAATGAATTCAAGGACATGGCAAACACGAATGCGCACTTCTTATTTACCGGGCCGGAGATCTGGAGAGATCTTGGCGGGAATGTAGATGCATTTGTGGCAGGAGGAGGTTCCGGTGGAACTCTTTCCGGTGTTGGAAGATATTTAAAAAGCAAAAAGCCTTCTCTAAGAGTCATTATGGGAGTGAGTAAAAATTCTCGCTTCATCCGTAAAATGATCCAAGGTGATTCCAGTATCCGACTTCCTGAATCTTTCGATCCAAAAGTGACCGACCAGTACATTGGAGTTGATAGAGACGAGGCACTTCGTTATCAATCTGAGCTCTACCAAAAAGAAGGAATTTTTGCGGGGTTAACTACCGGTACCACGCTTGCATCCGCTATCCATTACGCGGAAAGTCTTCCAACTCGAGAGGATCAAAAAACTCCTAGCTATAAGATCGTAGTACTTTCTCCTGACCGACTTTAATTGGAATGGAAGAATCTTATTATTCTGCATTACGCGAATCTTTAAAAAAAGAAAGAAAAGCGGAGCTGGATAAGTATAAGGAAGAAATTTCCTCCTCCGATCTTAATCAAAGGATCCAAGACGGATTCACAGTATTTCCATTAGTATTCGAAGACGCCGAATTAAGTGCAGATGGAAACTGGAAAGTTTTACTTAAACCCACAAAATCCAAAAATATTCCGGAATTATTCAGACCGGGGACACCTGTTCGGATCGTAAAAGAATCAGAAGAATATATTTCCGTTCTACTCAAAGCAAACGAAGACTCTTACCTAGTTTATATGGAAGAAGTCCCGGATTGGGTGGAAGAGGGCAAACTTGCTTTGGAAATCCTTCCCGATGAGACAAGTTTTAAAGAATGGGATCGCGCCTTAGAAAAGGTGATCTCCGCTAAAAAAGGTTCCAGAGAAAAATACTTTGCGGACCTATTTTCCAATCAATTAGAAGTTTCTAAACCGAATTTTAAACCTCTCTCTAATCTTCCGGAAAGTCTGAATGATTCTCAAAAGAAAGCAGTCTCTGCAATTTTACAAACGGAAGATTTTATTTTAGTCCACGGTCCTCCCGGAACTGGTAAGACCAAAACGATTGTGGAGTCAATTCGACTCTTGGCTTCCGAAGGTAAACGAATACTCGCTTCCGCCCCGACAAATTCCGCTTCCGATCTACTTGTAGAATCTTTAGAAAAATTAAAGGTTCCTGTTTTAAGAATTGGTCATCCTGCCAGGATGAATCCTGATATTCTCCAGAATTCCTTGGAGATGAAAGTAAATAATTCTCCGGAAGCAAAGTTGATAGAGAGGGATAGAAAGGAAGTCCAAGAGTTGTTAAAGAAGGCCCGTAAATTCAAAAGGAGTTTTGGGAAAGAAGAAGCAGAAGAAAGAAGAAGTCTTTATAAAGAAGCTGACTCCTTGCGTAAAAGTATCAAGGAAAGACAGAAAGTTTTGATCCGATATTTACTCGAGTCCCATCCAGTCATAGTATGTACACATACTGGGGCTTCTTCCTACCAACTTCATAATTTAGAATTTGATTATGCCATTTTAGACGAGGGTAGCCAGGCAATAGAACCTTCTTCTTGGATCCCGATCTTAAAAGCGGAGAAGTTCGTGATCGCTGGAGATCCATTCCAACTTCCTCCCACAGTCATCTCGGAAGATCCTTTACTTAAGGTTTCTTTAATGGAGAGACTTCTTCCAGTTTTCCAAGATAAGGAAAGAGTATTTCTTTTGGATACTCAGTATAGAATGACTGACCCGATCCAAACATTTCCGAATCTGAAATTTTACGAAAATCGACTGAAATCCGGATTACAAAAAGATCTTAGAGAAAAAGTTCCTTTTGATTCCGGAGAACCATTCGGTTCTAGTTTAGTATTCTTAGATAGTTCTGGAACGGATACTTCGGAAGAAAATTCAGAGGGAAGTTTGGGAAACCCCTGGGAAGCAGAGTTTACTGTAAACATAGTAAAGAAAATTTTAGATTCAGGATGGGATCCTAAAAATCTGATCCTTCTTTCTCCATATAGATACCAAAGATATCTTCTGAAACAAAAATTGGAGGAAATACTTCCGGATCATTCTTCTCAATTAGAAGTTGAAACTGTGGATTCTTTTCAAGGAAGGGAATCTGATGCAGTGATTTTCAGTTTGGTTCGTTCTAATCCAAAAGGACAGATTGGATTTTTATCCGAAACTAGAAGATGGAATGTTGGAATGACCAGAGCTAAAAAACTTTTAGTAATGGTGGGTGACGGTTCCACCTTAGGACAGAACGCCTTCTTTAAAGATTTATTAGAGACGGTGGAATTAGCAGGTGAGCTTAGGACAGCCTGGGAGTTTATAGATTAAAATTTACCAACTGAATTTTTTCCGGACAGGAATGTATAAGACCCCGATCCAAACCAATGTAAATGCCAAATGAGAGATCAAAATATGAGAAGGATCTTGCACGGAACATACGAATTTCAGACCTAAATTAGAACTCGCTAATAAAAGGTTTAGGAATAAAAATCCGGATAGCCCTGGCCTGGAACTCGCTGTATTTTTCAAAAGAAACCAAGCACCTGCTCCAAGTAAGATCGACGTGCTAGCTATAATTGTGGGACAAAGTCCTAGATGAATATGAGCTGGAACTTCTTCTATAAAAAGCCGACCTATTATAAATACGATCCAGGCCCCTAAAAACGTGCCTGCGGCCCAGAATGCCCAAGCGGATCTTTCCTCTGGGAAGGCAAGTCTGCAGAATAGGTACGCCGAGACAATTCCCCATATTAGTAATAATGTTGGTTCTGGCCACCAGCCAGGAAATGCATTCGTTCTACCTACCAGATTCGAAACGGACCAGCCTAGGATGATTCCAAGGACCACTAAACCCAAACAGGAAAGGAAGAGGGTATAAATGTTAAGGGTCCCTTTTTCCAAGTCGGAACTCAATGTTTGGATCAGTTTACCCGTCTTGTCCGATTCTGAATTTGACATGCTTCCTCCTGGTTTAGATTTTCCGCATTAAAGTAAGAAAGATTGGACATCCTTAAAAAATCCAGTCCAATAGCTTTCTTTATACGACTCATATAATCATTCGAGTCAAACTGCATAAGGTTACATGGCGGAAAAGCAAGATATCTGGCAAATTCTTTCGGAAAGAATGCGCTTAGCCCAAGAAGGAGATTCCAAGGAATATGAACTCCTACTCTCCAAATGCAGGGAAATTTTAAACAATCATTTAAGTTCAAAGGTTCGTGACAAGGAAGATAGAGAAGACCTGATCCAGGATATTCTGATCGGAATTCACAAAGCCCGGGTTACGTACAGGAAAGAAAAACCGTTTGCACCCTGGTTTTTCTCCATTGCCAGATATAAGACCATAGACTATATCCGCAGGAAGGGAACCAGGGATAGAATGGTCTCTGCTGAGATGGAAGGATTTGCCCAGGAAGAAAAAATTTCGATAGAAGACCGATGGGAGGTCCAACAAGGACTGGAATCCTGGCTAAATGTTCTGGAACCGCGTCAGAGAAAGATCCTAACCATGGCTAAATTGGAGGGCAAATCGGTCCGAGAGATCTCGGAAACTACGGGTCTTTCCGAATCCAATGTAAAAGTGATCGTCCATCGTTCTCTGGAAAAGTTGAAACGATTTTTTTCCGAGTCTGAGAGAACGATAGAAGGCTCGAAAACGTCCAAGAAATAGAAAATGCCCGGTAAAACAAAGATCACCAGGATACCTTCTCTCCAAGAAATTTCAGCGGAAGAATGGAATCTTTTGGGAGATCCAGAAAATCCTTTTTCCAATCATGAATTTTTACAATCGCTGGAACTTTCTTCCTGTGTAGGTGGAAGGACTAGCTGGCATCCTGAGTATTGGGTTGCGGAAGATGAGAGCGGGATCCATTCTTCTCTTCCTTTTTATCATAAATACGATTCTTACGGTGAGTATATTTTCGATCATTCCTGGGCCAATTTTTTCTCTCAGAATGGACTTTCTTATTATCCTAAAGGTCTTGTTGCTTATCCATTCACTCCAGTGAACGGTAAGAAGATATTAAGAAGGAAGAATGTATCTGCGGAAGAAGCGTTGGATATCCTACTTCCGCCTTTATTAG encodes the following:
- a CDS encoding ATP-binding cassette domain-containing protein, which translates into the protein MERDSSETILSIQDLNVKIGSSYILKSFDFQISKKEVHALVGESGSGKSTFANTVLGLLDKKASVSWKKFHIFSQDVPNGDFSLWENWRGKRISLIPQTAAIGLHPFLSIGSQILEYFSLIQPEFANEETCIRLLKEFGLSDPIAAWKSKPHQLSGGERQRILVLLSVYSGAELILADEPTSALDPNTGKAILELLKSRVKELGAGLLFISHDLSSARELADTITVMRSGEKLETLKNQNGSWEPHLEYSRKLFTLDENPA
- a CDS encoding FHA domain-containing protein encodes the protein MKIPLKLQNLMIRSFFFHFLILAAFVYSTFVGAENIHLEEYDISRYPKVELKLRAGKGVSLDQEILTVSEQKENRSRRVGPLKIHRPEGTRPVHIYLITQMTNSFDHNVQATEILKTIVERADSADRFSFVFFTDDVFFSKDDLSKSDALKEAKVPGGKSNRNTSANLDYVFQKISSRLKDTDYILTIFYDQDFIPSNEAQNGEYTPNIPINVLSFPSNGGKFLPKRYGGTFYSLNSPDFRTQVFGDLDYFRKEPWSLVYESPFQDEWQFQGSGNLEVELETKNSRRLSFSYDLPFRTRLAVFLLHPSIFLPSFTFLLVLTLVALIVVLKKGKKQNPEGTVSPEERLHTIEFEQDAYRKMYGNQYQLVYSEEDRIETERAAPVALKEFEQGESYEKATLVFKEGRNPGKQYSLARAETNIGNSDLCDLVLYEQSVSKNHARIRKVRNRYVLYDLVSESGTFLNGKKILRPRILYDFDEIGIGKALLVFRGK
- the leuC gene encoding 3-isopropylmalate dehydratase large subunit, with amino-acid sequence MKTMFEKIWEDHLVGELDGGSYLLYIDRHLIHEVTSPQAFDGIRMASRKVRRPEATFATMDHNVSTRIRDLELADPISANQMKTLIKNCNENGITLYDLNHPDQGIIHVIAPEMGLTHPGMTIVCGDSHTSTHGAFGALAFGIGTSEVEHVLATQTLLQRRAKTMEIRVDGQLSPHVTAKDIVLAIIGKIGTGGATGYVIEYRGSAISSLSMEARMTVCNMSIEAGARAGLIAPDQTTFDYLKGKDFAPKGAEWDLAVQRWKRYVTDEGAKFDTSIVLKAEEIAPQVTWGTSPGQVVPVTGIVPDPKDAPDAVEKISIENALKYMDLKPGQKMQDVFVNKVFIGSCTNSRIEDLRVAATTVKGKKVSNKVQAIVVPGSGRVKRQAEAEGLDKIFIEAGFEWRQPGCSMCLAMNDDVLQPGDRCASTSNRNFEGRQGKGGRTHLVGPAMAAAAAVEGHFVDIRNWK
- the leuD gene encoding 3-isopropylmalate dehydratase small subunit, which codes for MKPFTQHEGLAVLIDRPNIDTDAIIPKQFLKKIERTGFGIHLFHDWRYLDDEGTKPNPEFSLNQDRYKGASVLVTRDNFGCGSSREHAPWALEDFGFRAIIAPSYADIFYNNCFKNGMLPVVLKPEEVDEIFKIVDKTPGAKIKIDLDKQNVISPSGNVYNFEVDSFRKYCLFNGLDDIGLTLQHAAEISTYEEKNRKDVPWLYASHK
- a CDS encoding PLP-dependent cysteine synthase family protein, with protein sequence MFDEISRSIDEFGNSLLGALNNVQNAFGRELSVAKPIKENVLQMIGNTPLIKLNQIGSHIPNVEIYLKAEFCNPTGSVKDRTALSMVLAAERRGELKPGGSIFQAGYNTTAISLAWISTLRQYKFKVFLAPDTDQEKIKELKSYGASVEVVQLAKGNWDDSLLETAKAAKDKEKNSVILNEFKDMANTNAHFLFTGPEIWRDLGGNVDAFVAGGGSGGTLSGVGRYLKSKKPSLRVIMGVSKNSRFIRKMIQGDSSIRLPESFDPKVTDQYIGVDRDEALRYQSELYQKEGIFAGLTTGTTLASAIHYAESLPTREDQKTPSYKIVVLSPDRL
- a CDS encoding AAA domain-containing protein, coding for MEESYYSALRESLKKERKAELDKYKEEISSSDLNQRIQDGFTVFPLVFEDAELSADGNWKVLLKPTKSKNIPELFRPGTPVRIVKESEEYISVLLKANEDSYLVYMEEVPDWVEEGKLALEILPDETSFKEWDRALEKVISAKKGSREKYFADLFSNQLEVSKPNFKPLSNLPESLNDSQKKAVSAILQTEDFILVHGPPGTGKTKTIVESIRLLASEGKRILASAPTNSASDLLVESLEKLKVPVLRIGHPARMNPDILQNSLEMKVNNSPEAKLIERDRKEVQELLKKARKFKRSFGKEEAEERRSLYKEADSLRKSIKERQKVLIRYLLESHPVIVCTHTGASSYQLHNLEFDYAILDEGSQAIEPSSWIPILKAEKFVIAGDPFQLPPTVISEDPLLKVSLMERLLPVFQDKERVFLLDTQYRMTDPIQTFPNLKFYENRLKSGLQKDLREKVPFDSGEPFGSSLVFLDSSGTDTSEENSEGSLGNPWEAEFTVNIVKKILDSGWDPKNLILLSPYRYQRYLLKQKLEEILPDHSSQLEVETVDSFQGRESDAVIFSLVRSNPKGQIGFLSETRRWNVGMTRAKKLLVMVGDGSTLGQNAFFKDLLETVELAGELRTAWEFID
- a CDS encoding NrsF family protein — protein: MSNSESDKTGKLIQTLSSDLEKGTLNIYTLFLSCLGLVVLGIILGWSVSNLVGRTNAFPGWWPEPTLLLIWGIVSAYLFCRLAFPEERSAWAFWAAGTFLGAWIVFIIGRLFIEEVPAHIHLGLCPTIIASTSILLGAGAWFLLKNTASSRPGLSGFLFLNLLLASSNLGLKFVCSVQDPSHILISHLAFTLVWIGVLYIPVRKKFSW
- a CDS encoding RNA polymerase sigma factor, with the translated sequence MAEKQDIWQILSERMRLAQEGDSKEYELLLSKCREILNNHLSSKVRDKEDREDLIQDILIGIHKARVTYRKEKPFAPWFFSIARYKTIDYIRRKGTRDRMVSAEMEGFAQEEKISIEDRWEVQQGLESWLNVLEPRQRKILTMAKLEGKSVREISETTGLSESNVKVIVHRSLEKLKRFFSESERTIEGSKTSKK